A genomic window from Aquificaceae bacterium includes:
- a CDS encoding FAD/NAD(P)-binding protein, producing the protein MPTLENPYLLKAGRVEKVIKECEGVYTFHVKTQEPAYPGQYNMLYAFGVGEAPITIASMGEGYIVHTVRAVGDVTRHIDQLREGDYLYWRGPYGNRWEIERAYNKTLLIISGGLGLAATRWVFEEALNKPIKRLVHLYGSKDYDSLLYRYLYENWSSKAEFYITLDRPDPRWKGKVGLITELLKELELDEDTIVFTCGPDPMVKACVRILQEKGIPQNNIYASLERHMKCSVGTCGHCMIGPYFVCKDGPIFRYDLIREYFERKEV; encoded by the coding sequence TTGCCTACGCTTGAGAACCCCTACCTTTTGAAGGCAGGAAGGGTGGAGAAAGTTATAAAGGAATGCGAGGGAGTTTATACCTTTCATGTAAAGACTCAAGAGCCTGCCTATCCAGGGCAGTATAACATGCTATACGCCTTTGGTGTGGGAGAAGCACCTATCACAATAGCCAGCATGGGAGAAGGCTACATAGTCCACACAGTAAGAGCGGTGGGTGATGTAACAAGACATATAGACCAGCTAAGGGAAGGAGACTACCTCTATTGGAGAGGTCCATATGGCAATCGCTGGGAGATAGAAAGGGCTTATAACAAGACCCTCCTTATAATCTCGGGAGGTCTTGGTCTTGCAGCAACAAGATGGGTCTTTGAAGAGGCTCTCAACAAACCCATTAAGAGACTTGTTCATCTTTACGGTTCAAAGGACTACGATAGCCTTCTTTACAGATACCTTTATGAAAACTGGAGCTCAAAGGCGGAGTTTTACATAACTCTTGACAGACCAGACCCTCGCTGGAAAGGAAAAGTGGGGCTTATAACAGAACTCCTAAAAGAGTTAGAGCTTGATGAGGATACCATAGTCTTTACCTGCGGACCAGACCCCATGGTAAAAGCTTGTGTGAGGATTTTGCAGGAGAAGGGTATACCCCAGAACAACATATACGCATCCCTTGAAAGGCATATGAAATGCTCCGTTGGAACCTGTGGACACTGCATGATAGGTCCATACTTTGTTTGCAAGGATGGTCCCATATTCCGGTATGACCTTATAAGAGAATACTTTGAGAGGAAAGAGGTATGA
- a CDS encoding Ni/Fe hydrogenase subunit delta, which translates to MRVGVFKFSSCDGCQLAFFELEEELLRLSEKVQIQYFLEASSKNTWDYFDLVFVEGSVSTPEEEERIKKIRESSRFLVAIGACAVSGGIQSARNFEDFSEIYFSVYSGRYEVNPLSKPLSDFVKVDLEIRGCPINKEALREVLIALLQGKSPQLPSYPVCLECKRKGNPCVVVAKGLICLGPITVAGCGALCPTFERGCYGCYGPVEKPNLQALLEGYSRLRVSQDLLKELLRISFNGYNKSIREWL; encoded by the coding sequence ATGAGGGTAGGTGTTTTCAAGTTTTCTTCCTGCGATGGCTGTCAGCTTGCCTTTTTTGAGCTTGAAGAGGAACTCTTAAGGCTTTCCGAAAAGGTTCAGATACAATACTTCCTTGAAGCATCCTCTAAGAACACATGGGACTACTTTGACCTTGTCTTTGTGGAAGGGTCCGTATCCACTCCAGAGGAAGAGGAAAGAATAAAAAAGATAAGAGAGAGCTCAAGGTTTCTTGTAGCCATCGGTGCCTGTGCGGTTTCTGGAGGCATTCAATCCGCAAGGAACTTTGAAGACTTTTCAGAGATATACTTTTCAGTGTATTCTGGAAGATACGAAGTGAACCCCCTTTCAAAACCTCTCTCTGACTTTGTAAAGGTAGACTTGGAAATAAGAGGTTGTCCCATAAACAAGGAAGCCTTAAGGGAAGTGCTTATAGCCCTTCTGCAAGGCAAAAGCCCACAACTCCCATCTTATCCTGTTTGTTTGGAGTGCAAAAGGAAGGGTAATCCCTGCGTGGTGGTAGCCAAAGGGTTAATCTGTCTTGGACCAATAACTGTGGCGGGTTGTGGAGCTCTCTGCCCCACTTTTGAAAGAGGTTGTTATGGCTGTTATGGTCCTGTGGAGAAACCAAACCTGCAAGCACTCCTTGAAGGCTACAGTAGGCTAAGGGTATCTCAAGACCTTCTAAAGGAGCTTTTGAGGATTTCCTTCAATGGTTACAATAAAAGCATAAGGGAATGGCTATGA
- a CDS encoding Ni/Fe hydrogenase subunit alpha yields the protein MKVQIEALTRVEGEGSLEVFLRDGKPESLRLSIYEPPRFIEGILKGKPYQVIPDITARICGICPVAYQMSGVQAIEDAFCVKIPEDIEEIRRLMYFGEWVQSHALHVFFLHLPDFFNVPSIIELSKIDKGLVLAGMEIKRAGSLIIQTLGGRTSHPVSVVPGGFSALPESLSELKETLEKALEKALWTVEKLKALNFPDFELKEVLFVSLIEEDYPILKGDIYLEGVRVSPKEFKSVFVEFEVPYSTAKHAMTKDGRVYLVGPIARFNNAFEKLSPLAIETAHKLSLEPMVKNPHKGILVRIVEIVHALERSIRIVKDYKKPQKSKVEVVPKSSTGYGVSEAPRGILWHSYSFDSEGRILSADIVPPTSQNQRAIELSLWELIKDRENLKEDWLRDHAEPVIRSFDPCISCATHFLKVSLKDAKKFTLA from the coding sequence ATGAAGGTTCAGATAGAAGCCCTCACAAGGGTAGAGGGAGAAGGTAGCCTTGAGGTGTTTTTAAGGGATGGAAAACCAGAAAGTCTAAGGCTTTCAATATACGAGCCACCAAGGTTCATAGAAGGTATACTCAAAGGAAAACCTTACCAAGTTATACCAGACATTACCGCACGCATATGTGGAATATGCCCCGTCGCTTATCAGATGAGCGGTGTTCAGGCTATAGAGGACGCCTTCTGCGTCAAAATACCAGAAGATATAGAAGAAATTAGAAGGCTAATGTATTTTGGAGAGTGGGTTCAGAGCCACGCATTGCACGTATTTTTCCTACATCTTCCCGATTTTTTCAATGTCCCATCAATCATTGAGCTTTCCAAAATAGACAAGGGTCTTGTGCTTGCAGGGATGGAGATAAAAAGGGCTGGAAGCCTTATAATCCAAACTCTCGGAGGAAGAACTTCTCATCCAGTTTCTGTTGTCCCAGGTGGCTTTAGTGCTCTTCCTGAGAGTCTTTCGGAGCTAAAGGAGACCCTTGAAAAGGCTCTTGAAAAAGCCCTATGGACTGTGGAAAAACTAAAGGCTCTTAATTTTCCAGACTTTGAACTCAAGGAGGTTTTATTTGTCTCTCTCATAGAGGAGGATTATCCAATACTTAAGGGAGATATCTATCTTGAAGGTGTAAGGGTTAGTCCAAAAGAGTTCAAGAGTGTCTTTGTAGAGTTTGAAGTCCCCTATTCCACCGCCAAGCATGCAATGACAAAGGATGGAAGGGTTTACTTGGTAGGTCCTATAGCTCGTTTTAACAACGCCTTTGAAAAGCTCTCACCACTTGCCATAGAGACCGCTCATAAACTAAGCCTTGAACCCATGGTAAAAAACCCCCACAAAGGCATTCTCGTAAGAATTGTAGAGATAGTCCATGCCCTTGAAAGGTCTATTCGGATAGTGAAGGACTACAAAAAGCCACAAAAAAGTAAAGTTGAAGTGGTCCCAAAGAGCTCTACTGGTTATGGAGTATCAGAGGCACCAAGAGGTATACTTTGGCATTCCTATTCCTTTGACAGTGAAGGCAGGATACTAAGTGCGGACATAGTCCCGCCTACCTCTCAAAACCAAAGAGCCATAGAGCTTTCCCTTTGGGAGCTTATAAAGGACAGGGAAAATCTCAAAGAGGATTGGCTTAGAGACCATGCGGAGCCTGTGATAAGGAGCTTTGACCCTTGCATCTCTTGTGCCACGCACTTTCTTAAGGTGAGCCTCAAAGATGCTAAGAAGTTTACTTTGGCTTGA
- a CDS encoding biotin--[acetyl-CoA-carboxylase] ligase has product MLRSLLWLEEVSSTQEVAKKVFVGTVVVANRQTSGRGRLGRHWHSPEGGLYFSFSIPVGIKDEATLPLVIAHSVASYLKALGFMPAIKWVNDLYVGGKKVCGVLTERLRDRIVIGVGINLNQESFPKDLEAISLRMLSGKTFDKVSFLLELLVFIERDIDKLNAFGFVAFKQAIEDRLLFKDSEVILYTPEPVVGILKGISEEGSLLLLTQEGLKSFSVGDLTLRAL; this is encoded by the coding sequence ATGCTAAGAAGTTTACTTTGGCTTGAGGAGGTCTCTTCTACGCAAGAGGTAGCAAAGAAGGTTTTTGTGGGCACTGTGGTGGTTGCAAACAGGCAAACCTCTGGTCGTGGAAGGCTTGGAAGACACTGGCACTCTCCAGAGGGCGGGCTGTATTTTAGCTTTTCTATTCCAGTGGGCATAAAAGACGAAGCTACTTTACCTCTTGTGATAGCTCACTCGGTGGCTTCTTACCTAAAAGCTCTTGGCTTTATGCCTGCCATAAAGTGGGTCAATGACCTTTATGTGGGTGGGAAAAAGGTCTGTGGCGTTCTCACAGAAAGGCTAAGGGACAGGATAGTTATAGGTGTGGGAATTAATCTCAACCAAGAGAGCTTTCCAAAGGACCTTGAAGCCATATCTCTTAGAATGCTTAGTGGTAAGACCTTTGATAAGGTTAGTTTCCTTCTGGAGCTTTTAGTGTTTATTGAGAGGGACATAGACAAGCTCAATGCCTTTGGCTTTGTTGCCTTTAAGCAAGCCATAGAAGACAGGCTACTTTTCAAGGATAGTGAGGTCATACTTTACACTCCAGAGCCAGTGGTTGGCATTTTAAAGGGCATCTCTGAGGAGGGAAGCCTGCTTTTGCTAACTCAAGAAGGTCTCAAGTCTTTTAGTGTAGGAGACCTTACCCTTAGGGCTTTGTGA